In a single window of the Campylobacter iguaniorum genome:
- a CDS encoding cytochrome c3 family protein translates to MRKTKLFTFIILVIGGIVGLVFALGIAQFFYVTGGEKFCTMCHVMEPMGNAYKDDVHGGNNKVGFKAECVSCHLPHDNIAHYVYQKSVNGIVEGTLTLFGNPEKYDWQARRKEAKRYVYDDGCLHCHTDLKKISSDNMKSFLPHRDYFAKNINKTCVECHEHVGHKNLGFHLKAKFGDLNITK, encoded by the coding sequence TTGAGAAAGACAAAGCTTTTTACTTTTATCATCTTGGTTATAGGTGGTATAGTGGGTCTTGTATTTGCTCTTGGTATAGCACAGTTTTTTTATGTGACTGGTGGAGAAAAGTTCTGCACAATGTGCCACGTTATGGAGCCTATGGGTAACGCCTATAAAGACGATGTTCATGGTGGAAATAACAAGGTGGGCTTTAAAGCCGAATGTGTAAGCTGTCACTTGCCACATGACAACATAGCTCATTATGTGTATCAAAAATCAGTAAATGGTATCGTCGAAGGTACTCTTACTCTTTTTGGCAATCCAGAAAAGTATGACTGGCAAGCTAGAAGAAAAGAGGCTAAGAGATACGTTTATGATGATGGCTGTTTGCATTGTCACACAGATCTTAAAAAGATTTCGTCTGACAATATGAAGTCATTCTTGCCACATAGAGACTATTTTGCTAAAAACATAAACAAAACTTGTGTCGAATGTCACGAGCACGTTGGACATAAAAATCTTGGTTTTCACCTTAAAGCAAAATTTGGTGATTTAAATATTACAAAGTAA